gaagCAAAACACTTAAGTACGTAGTTAAATGCTTGGAAATCAAGCAATCATCTGATGTGTAAGTTTGGGCTGAGTGCTGCCATTGACGCTTGGGGGTCAGAATGCAAGAAGGCATCCGAGATATGCTAATGATCACTTTCATTGATGCTATCTGCTCATTATTATCCTTGTAAACAGAACCAGGCGGTAATTCCCGTTTATCTGAGAACCCGCCTCGGGCTAGCCTTAGTACAAAGCGGAGATGAGATAATGTCAAGCATGAGGGTGAATGTGATGATGAGGACTCAACAGCTGCAAGAATGCTGAGAAAGTCAAACATTCACACTACAGTTAatgtgcaacaacaacaacaaaaactggaaCATTTGTACTTTTTCTGCAATAATAGGGAAAGCAATACGGTGATAGGGCAACAATGCATCATCAGAATATCATAGCATGAACAAAACTGTATGTGACTGTTCCTCATCACCACTGTCCGAGAAAACCAGGTAATATTGTATCTCTGAATTTTACGATTGAATTTTTTTGATTAATAAGAAAAGCTCACAAAATTTGGAGATTTGCTTTTCATCAGCCTGAGCAGCACAATAAAACATAACCCAGTGTTGGGCAAAGTTCTTTCATCTGATCTACCAACCATTTACTATACATCATTAATACGCTGTGACATTTGGAAGATGTCTTATTGGCTTATTGCATCAAGTAAATTGGTAAATTCATACCTTGCAAATAATGAAATGAagcaatattattatttttaaattatttgctGATTCACGATCACCAAATTAATTATACAGACAGCGCCACACCAAAAATTACCCTTTTTCAAGATGCCTGTAAAAGTTGCCATTTTCCAGCTTTCTGCAAAAACGGCATTGTCAAGGAATGATAATGTTTGTAACAAGAGATGTCAACCATCAGCTCGGAGTCAGGGACAAAGCCAAAAAGGCAAATGTGCTCCTAGTCACTTACCGTATATTAAGAGCAACTGACATTTTATGTTATGCTCTTTTATATGCGTTACTAACTACAAACAAATATGTATTGAAGACTAGGGTGGGCACAGTAATGGATTATACGTTTATTAGAATATCTGCTAATATTGTGGACTTGAATGTTGTTTATATTTGTCTTTAAGCATTTGGGGTCAAATGTGGTGTACTACCTAGCTTTACGGTAGTCATTAAGCGGTGAATATCTAAAGCGCAAGTGGTGTGTATCTGGTGTCCGATAAGACTGAATGCACCTTGTCCCTTTCCCTTTTGTCATTATTGTTGACTGATGGTGTTTTATCTGCACAATAAGATTCAAATGAAGATTGATTCAACTTAAACTGCTCCTTTTCTTTCTACCGATtgttgtaaatactgtatttgtacTTGTGGAGAGACTCCTACGCAGATTGAATATCATGAGAGGATCCAAGTTGTTCCAATCTTAATAGAACCTATTAACTGCTAAATACATGTATGCATACCGTGTTGGCCCAGAACTTGACAATGGGAGCGTGGTAGAAAGCGTAGATTTTCCTGGTTAATGGCAGCTTTCTGGAGCGAACGTGTGTCTCCATGTCAGTCTTTGTATCCACAGGTTCGTTGGATCTGGCCTCTTTGAAAACATCCTGCAAAGAAATCGAAACGAATAAGGGGAAACAAACACAAGGAACGGAGGGAATAGAGACATGAATCACTGAGTGTTTCAGACCATTTGGATGTCATCGGTAATATTTTGGAAGTTGTTTTCACTGTCCTCCATGGTAATCTGGTGGTCGTCCTGACTCTGAGGGATGTGTGCCATCTCGGCTTTGGACTTGTACTCCAACAGCAGGATCGCAGGAGGCACTAAGATGCTCAGGATCACCTGGCGACAAACGCAGAGGCAAGTGGTGGGTTCTCATATTTTGCCCCTCTTGGCTGCAACCAAACTATTGGTTGGAAATTGGAAAATACACAACAACATACaatgtcaagtcaaacattttccttTCACTGTTACGACTCAGCTGCGTTCTGGGTTCGAGCCGCGATTGGCGAGACATAGTTAAAAACCCACAAGGACAACTTCTCAtggcaaaataaaacagaataaaaatctaAGACGGAGCATGAACCTTGTACCAGGAGTTCTTGCGCATGTTTAGCCGCCCCATCCACATGTCAGACAGCAGCAGTTGGGTGCAGGTGTGTGCCACGAAGGGTCGCAGGTGTGAGGAGACAGCCAGCTTTAGGCAGGTGGAGTTGCTCCAGTTCTTCAGCTCGTAGGTGAGAAGCTTCATGGCCATTGTCTCATCCTGCCTGAACGATTGCTCCAGCAGGTCCACCGCCAATGTGCCAAATTCACTGGAAAACACCCACAACCTCCGTCAGGCTGGAATCCCAGCTATCGTTCCTCTATTTACAAATAGGGACCCCACCCTCTCCCAACAATGCACCACTTAATCAGAATAAAACACTCTCTATATATTACAATACTAGATTACATGATATCATCACGTAAAAAGGAGACGTGCCACAAAATGAAGCTTGACTCCccatttcaaaaaaaacaaactaaaaacgTGTTCATTACTGTACAATTGCCGGAAGCTGAGAATGCCCGTTTTCATTAGCTTACAAAAGGCTTACAAACCACAGTTAGATGTTGCTCACTCCGTCAAGTGACAGGAAACCTACTTTGAGTACTCCTTCAGCTCCTCCGATGTGTCGTCGACCACATCACTCTTCTTGGCCTCGTAGCCCATCGAACGGCAAAGCTTGCAGGCCACCAGGGCCTTGGCCATGTTTTCCTCGCCGTGCTGCCAGAAGAACAGCGACATTTTCTGCCGCTTCATGAGCACGGCCCACACCAGTAGCTCGTTGAAGGGGTAGGGAAAGCGCCGCGTTTCCGGATCGTCGATGTCCACGATCTCCTCCCTGTTGCGCTTCTTACTTTGCTCTTTGGTGGACTCCAACTGAGAGGAGGCCAGTTAGAGAAGCATAGTTGTCAAATTTGGATATAttttaatgaaacaaaacatgagaacCCCAAAAGCAAAATTTTGAGGGGATAAAGTCACACAAAATTTTGAGCTGCCATGCACAATGAAGTCAACAAATCTCGTGAGCTCTCAACTCAAAAAAGGATCAATTCTGTGTGCACCTTgttttatctttgtttttttctgtagctCCTATTCAAATAAGATGGACAGCTGTTATGCATGTAGGCGTGGGCCGATTATTCAATAACTGCCAGAACTGTCTGGCTGTCTGTCACCGGTAACAAGATTTTTTATGGGCCTTTTTCAGCAGGCCTCATTATGATTGACTGCTTGCAGAGATGCGCATGATAGAACAAGGTATTCTTGACTGCCACATTGTACAGCTGTAACCCCAAGAGGCTACAGATGTTTTTGTTACCTTGCGTTTGTAAGGCTGTGCAGTCTTGATGAAATGATTGTGCCTGATCTTCTCCTTCTTATCAGCGTGCATGCTGAATGACTCGTGACTTTTCCCCAAATGAGAGCCCGGGCCCATCAGGTGGCGCCCAGACCTCTGTGCGCACATAGGGAAGAGCAACTTTCAAGTTGCATTAATTAtgcaaaaggagaaaaagatatCTGCTATACAGGATTGCCTGCCACTCACCCGACTGCTGCCATGGAGATTGTTGTAAATGATTCTAAAGCGTTTCCTTGTGTAGTTGCACCTGTAAGTTCCGCCCATCAGGTACTCGATGACCAGGCCCACATCAATTAAGGTGATTTTATAGTTTGGAGGTAAGTTGCTCtatgaaaaatcacaaaagcgacAAAACAATGCGTTTGAGATTGAATCGACTTGTACTCGGGAGGTGAAAATGATCTCTATTGACCTGCTTGACATCTCTAACCAGGTGGAGGAGAGTTGGATTGTTAGGTGATTGTTTCTAAGATGGAAAACAAAAGTGTTACGCCATAATTTGCAAACTTCCTTGATCTCGTGTCTGTTTCATAACCATACAGTGTTGTAAAGCTCCTCGAGCCGACTGATTGTCAGGAAACGGTGCATGCTGACACCATTTTCAATCAGCAGCTTGACAAAGTCCACTCGATCCATCACAAGTGCATGCAGCATGGCTTGTTCCAAGGAGCTCACCTGcacacatataaaaaaaaaagacaaatacatgACTGAGTTTATGATAAAactcatacattttttaaaaaaaaaaagtaatttgggaGGAGACAAAGTTCCATTTGACTGAAGTTCCCCACCAAAATCTAAATAAATGTGATGTAGAAGAGATTCCGGAATGCTAAAGTTTCAAAATAAACAGCGCCACTGAGGGGAGCTCAATGACCACTGTAATAAAAGTTCATATTACAAGCTGCTCTTGGCCCCCAAGGGCTCCTCAAACTACAACATTGTGGTCATTTGAGATTCCGGGGTCATTTTGTGCCAGTCCAAAGGTTTGGAGCCGAAGCTGAACTTAGCAAACACACgtacgtacacacacataccaAAAGCTGCTGTCCGTACACAAACACATGATTCTTGGCAATGTCAACGCGGTCCCAGGCCAGGGTCAGGTCCAACTGATCGAAGGGAGACGCATTTGTGCCTGAAACACACAGGTTCAATTTTTCATGAACACTCGCGTAAGATAATTCACCGGTAGCCCTCACACAGTGAAATGCGCACACTACAATTCTTTTTATGGGCACTACGGAAaagctctctcacacacacacacacacacgcacacgcacacgcacacaagcacacttaatattatttttttgctcacacTACTGAGGTGATctaaaacacacttttcaagAATGCTCTCATGCTGAAGATTTTTCCCCCACGTACCAGAGCATTTCAGTAATGTATGTGTGCTATAAAATTTCAGTTGCGTCTATGAAAGCGCTTCAGTGTTTGAGAGAGGTCATCCTGAATTATGTTATGGACACATACTCTATTGTGACAGATACATTGCCAGGGAAGATAATCCTTATGAACTAAATATGTCCTGTAAGATGGCTAACATGATTggattaccgatttgtcttactgtttattgtgcatgttaaattgctccatgtacagcactttgtatgcatggctgtttgaaagtgatctataaatactgttgacttgacttgacagataATCAGTCCAGTCTATTACTCTGCTTTGGATAGAAGTATTGGTACAACTTGCTCTTACAACTACAGAATGTGAAACTGGTTGAAAAAAAGAGGCGAGAAAGCATCTGTTAGCACACAATCTCTAATCCGGTGCATCCAAATCATGTTGGATTGTGTTCTTCCACATCGAACTCATTCAAGCACGCCTCTATGCATCTTGCTTTGTGCACAGGGAACAGAAAAGTGTCTTCCGCAAACTGTTCCCACAAAGTTGGAAGCACACAATTGTGAAGAATGTCTTTAAAAGACGGAAAATTCTCGGGGGAATTAAAGGATCCAGCTCAGTccgattgattaattaattgctTTGTTGTGTCCCAAATGTTTTGTCGTACAGTATTTCCTGGACTTTAAATGGATTGTGTGCGTAACGGCAATCTGACCTAAAATGATTTCTCGACAGCATTATTCCCACTTGCACAACATTTCTAGTTTCAGGGACAGTGATGATTTAACAACCCCCCTAAACTTCCCACGACACATCATGTCTGGTAAACACTGCCTGGCGCATCATAAATACCAAAAGTGGAAATTGGAAAAGAGACTTTAACCCTTACTAGAGGGACTCCATTGAATTACAAATGTTTTCCCCTCAAACGTAAACCCAAATATTGTCATAGTACGTAATGTAACttaagcaatattttttttctaaacaattAGTGTTATATTTTCGATAATCACAAAGGTCTACTGCTTTGTAGTGAGGCATATGGCGTTAAGCGTTACAAGCTCAGGGTCCTTTGGAGGATGAGTTACTGTTTCACCAGCAAGAACACACCTTGGGCtgacaaatatttgtttgtgtggACTTTTCAGTCAATACAATTGCTCACCTGCAGTCACCACAGGTATTCTTGTCTTTTGTTTAAATATAAAGTGAGGGCAAGGAATTACCGTACTCAGTGGGTGGGTGGTAAGCTATTTGCATAATGTCTCGTAAAATTGATTTTGAGTCATTTGGATGTATTTTGGGACTCTGAATTGACTCTTTTAAGCAAGTTTCAAGAAACAGAATTGTTGGAGAGACTGAATGCAAGGAAAATGATCTCTCCAAAACCAAACAGGACCAAACTGCTTTGAAGGCATATCAATAACAGAAGAAAAACACTGCACAGCCTTGAAATCTTCGAGCCTTTGCCCCAGATGAACACTGAATCAACATGGCTTGCACTGTGGCAGAAAAGAATCTTTATTACTAGAAAAGTAAAGAGAGCGTATGGGAACTCCTACCTTGGAGTAAGGCTCTAAGAATGGCAACGTCAATGTCCTGGCTCTCTTCGGAACTGATGTGAAACACGGTAATCTGTTTTGAAGAAACACCATTCTCAGCATCAAGGAATCTTTACGAGGACTTGTTTAATTGTTATACTATGTGGACAACAATTTGACAGTTAAGGCAAATAATCTACTGGTCAACAgccaattttaatcagagatggctttatgtgtaccacaatgtttaatttttaaactgatttaaataatgacttttttttcctagcaagtacacatacacattcacatatacacacatgaatatatatatgtatatatatatatatacacatatatatatatattctcttttatttttacggTTGACCTATAAAAGCCGTAATGTGCTAAAAGAAAAGACAGGAGCAGATTCAGAATTGGCGCACAGAATTCATGCAGAGAAGTTTGCAGGAAGTTCATTTTGGTTGCAGGGAGTTCATTTTGGGAAGTGGGGATTCctctaatgaagtgtccagtgagggaataaaaaatatatttccctatACTTTACCAATTCCTTCTTCTTCATACACTCCATCAGAGTCTGAAAAAGATGGATGGCGTCGCTCTGGCTGAAGTTGAAGGTTTTCTTGATGGTGGCAATGATGTCTGCTTCCACGCCATCAGGTAGGCCGCTggcgtaaaaaaacaaaacaaaaaaaagcaattgacaCTCCAATGCAGTGATTTCTTAACAGCGCAGTAAGAAGTGAACATAAGCTGACTAAAATATGAACTGACCATCTGCTTTGAAATTTCACTGGCTTCTATTAACAGGTGCTGATTAGACTGTATGCTGTCACCGTTTACTTATCTTGAGTGAAGGGTTAAGTACATGAATAAAGTATGAAACATTGACAAGTAACTTTAATTTAATGTATAATACACAGACTAAATACATAGACACCTTTTTTTTGCCTGAGTTCACAAGTactaagttattttttttatccattaaTCAATCAAGGAGCTGTCTGTCAGTGTGTCTGTCGATTATGTTATTATACATACATCTGATGTGGTTCAGCAGCATTTGAAAATACATCAGTCAAGCATACTCATGAAAGGggcaaaaatcaatcaaatcttGGCAAAACGAGGTTACACTGGACATTTGTGGTCACACCGACATTAAAAACACAGAGTGTGGCTTGTGTGCAATTCTATGAGCAGATGTTTCACCTACTATGAAATGAAACCCCTGTTTTGCGGTTGAAAATGATCCAAAATAGATCACAGACGTCAACGTGTTAACATCTATGGCTCCGAATCTATGCACATATGCCTTACCCGCCTTCCTCAGTTTGCTTGTGAACGTAGGCCAGTATATCAGCTGCTCGGCCCGTTCCCTCACACACCACCACAGGGACGGGAGGGCTCTCTTGAAGATAACCAAGCACGGTCAAGATCACATTGGGACCACCCTCAAAGATGAGTGCCACCACAGGAACACCCTGACCAATACCTGCGAGAAAGACGAAGAATGCAAAGGAGCAGCTCAACATACTACAGTTTTGCCTGCTATATCACTGTTCATCTACCACGGCCCtgctacagattttttttcccctacattCAATCTACATATCCAGTGTGGAAATCCTCGCTATATAGTATTCTGTAGTGCCCTGATGGGTGGTAAAGGAGAGCAACATTTGCCGCTGCTCTTTTCAGCAGTTTATTGACCACCAAGAGAAAAGTCAAACACAATAAGCACACTCACGCAGAAGCTGCTATCGGCCACAGCTCACACCCAGACTCTCACACCCAGACCAGCCATTCCCTGATACAACCCACCATCCTCCCTCCTTCAGTGACATCACATGCCACACCACCAGGCCCCACCTCTTAAAGGCAGGTATCTAACAAACAGAgtaaaaatatgtacagtatttactacAAATCCCAATGTAATGAAACAGAACTATATGTATATTTATACGGTCGATCTTGAGCGTGGATTTTCATTTCTGGGGGTGAGCCTGGAACGCATCCACTGCAAACAAGGCAATCGGTGTATCCGCTATAGACCACCTCTGTTGCGTGGCTCTTACGTGCATGTATTTTTTGGAGGTTGATGTGCTTCTCCAGGTCCCGACGTAGTTGAACCTCCGCACCGTACTTGCCCACTGTGCCATCATCAACAAGGAGGAAATGGGAGTGGAGGTTATTGAGAACGTTGAGTTTGCTGAGTGGGTTGAGCAGTGTCTGATATGGAGCAATGATCTGTGGAAATACCCCAAAATAAGGTgaaagttttgttttgatgatacaGTGCAATATGACGGTACGTCTTACGTCTCTCCCGATGAGGTCGGTCCTGTTTTCGATGACTCCCCAGGATGCAATGCCAATAGTGCAAATCTTCTTTGATGATCTGGAGCAGTGTTCTTTGAGAGCGTCACCGACATGCTTTGCTACACCTTTGAGAAAATGATGCAAATAACAGTCAGTGAAGACATGATGACTACTGACTGTGACTTTCATTTGCTCTGTAATCACTCATTTAAAAGTGAGCGCATCACTTTCCATTAAAAACAATATGCAAGAAGATGATCGTCAAATACCCGCTACCCATTTGGGTTAAAACATCCTTGTATTAAGGAGAATTCCCATAGATAGCGAGAGGGAAATACTGGAAACAGATCAATAGAGAGATACAGGTCTGGATATGTGACCCTTGGAGTCACCACTTAGCCTGCACCAGCTTAACGCTGTCCAAACACATTACTAATGACACATTAAGAGCTTGGTATAATCGTGCGACATGGGCCCTATGTAATAGTTGTTAAGTTacaaaagtttgtttttgctcATTATTTTAAGGCAGCCCAAGAACCTTGTGCAGTACACATCTGTCAAGAAAACATATGCTGGAAAGTGAAGTAACTCCAAA
This Hippocampus zosterae strain Florida chromosome 4, ASM2543408v3, whole genome shotgun sequence DNA region includes the following protein-coding sequences:
- the trpm7 gene encoding transient receptor potential cation channel subfamily M member 7 isoform X5, producing the protein MFFYKALEYRNEDEEDSQSQKPWIESTFTKRECVYILPVSKDPHRCLPGCQICQQLVRCCCGRLVRQHVGFTASLANKYSDVKTAESAGGPAPELEEWSVEKHTEASPTDAYGVVNFQGGSHSYRAKYVRLSHDSRPESILRLMLKEWHMELPKILISVHGGVQNFELHPRIKQVVGKGLIKAAVTTGAWILTGGVNTGVAKHVGDALKEHCSRSSKKICTIGIASWGVIENRTDLIGRDIIAPYQTLLNPLSKLNVLNNLHSHFLLVDDGTVGKYGAEVQLRRDLEKHINLQKIHARIGQGVPVVALIFEGGPNVILTVLGYLQESPPVPVVVCEGTGRAADILAYVHKQTEEGGGLPDGVEADIIATIKKTFNFSQSDAIHLFQTLMECMKKKELITVFHISSEESQDIDVAILRALLQGTNASPFDQLDLTLAWDRVDIAKNHVFVYGQQLLVSSLEQAMLHALVMDRVDFVKLLIENGVSMHRFLTISRLEELYNTKQSPNNPTLLHLVRDVKQSNLPPNYKITLIDVGLVIEYLMGGTYRCNYTRKRFRIIYNNLHGSSRRSGRHLMGPGSHLGKSHESFSMHADKKEKIRHNHFIKTAQPYKRKLESTKEQSKKRNREEIVDIDDPETRRFPYPFNELLVWAVLMKRQKMSLFFWQHGEENMAKALVACKLCRSMGYEAKKSDVVDDTSEELKEYSNEFGTLAVDLLEQSFRQDETMAMKLLTYELKNWSNSTCLKLAVSSHLRPFVAHTCTQLLLSDMWMGRLNMRKNSW